Proteins encoded together in one Lepus europaeus isolate LE1 chromosome 13, mLepTim1.pri, whole genome shotgun sequence window:
- the KCNS3 gene encoding potassium voltage-gated channel subfamily S member 3: MVFGEFFHRPGPDEELVNLNVGGFKQSVDQSTLLRFPHTRLGKLLTCHSEEAILELCDDYSVADKEYYFDRNPSLFRYVLNFYYTGKLHVMEELCVFSFCQEIEYWGINELFIDSCCSNRYQERKEENHEKDWDQKSNDVSTDTSFEESSVFEKELEKFDQLRFGQLRRKIWIRMENPAYCLSAKLIAISSLSVVLASIVAMCVHSMSEFQNEDGEVDDPVLEGVEIACIAWFTGELAVRLVAAPCQKKFWKNPLNIIDFVSIIPFYATLAVDTKEEESEDIENMGKVVQILRLMRIFRILKLARHSVGLRSLGATLRHSYHEVGLLLLFLSVGISIFSVLIYSVEKDDHTSSLTSIPICWWWATISMTTVGYGDTHPVTLAGKLIASTCIICGILVVALPITIIFNKFSKYYQKQKDIDVDQCSEDPPEKCPELPYFNIRDLYAQRMHAFITSLSSVGIVVSDPDSTDASSIEDNEDVYNTASLENCTAK, from the coding sequence ATGGTGTTTGGTGAATTTTTCCATCGCCCTGGACCAGATGAAGAACTTGTCAACTTGAACGTGGGGGGCTTTAAGCAGTCTGTTGACCAGAGCACCCTCCTGCGCTTCCCTCATACTCGCCTAGGGAAGCTGCTCACCTGCCACTCCGAAGAGGCCATCTTGGAGCTGTGTGATGATTACAGTGTGGCTGATAAAGAGTACTATTTTGATCGGAATCCTTCCCTGTTCAGATacgttttgaatttttattacaCAGGGAAGCTGCATGTcatggaggagctgtgtgtgttcTCCTTCTGTCAGGAGATTGAGTACTGGGGCATCAATGAGCTCTTCATCGACTCCTGCTGCAGCAACCGTTACCAAGAACGCAAGGAGGAGAACCACGAGAAGGACTGGGACCAGAAAAGCAATGACGTGAGTACCGACACCTCCTTTGAAGAATCCTCTGTGTTTGAGAAAGAGCTGGAGAAGTTTGACCAGCTGAGATTCGGTCAGCTCCGGAGGAAGATCTGGATTCGGATGGAGAACCCAGCCTACTGCCTATCTGCCAAGCTGATCGCCATCTCCTCCTTGagtgtggtgctggcctccatcGTGGCCATGTGTGTCCACAGCATGTCAGAGTTTCAGAATGAGGATGGAGAGGTGGATGACCCAGTGCTGGAAGGTGTGGAGATTGCATGTATTGCTTGGTTCACTGGGGAGCTTGCTGTCCGGCTGGTCGCtgctccctgtcaaaaaaaattctggaagaatCCTCTGAACATAATAGACTTTGTCTCCATTATTCCCTTCTATGCCACATTGGCAGTAGACACCAAGGAGGAAGAGAGCGAAGACATTGAGAACATGGGCAAAGTGGTCCAGATCCTTAGGCTCATGCGCATTTTCCGAATTCTAAAGCTTGCCCGGCACTCTGTAGGACTTCGGTCTCTAGGGGCCACGCTGAGACATAGCTACCATGAAGTtgggctgctgcttctcttcctgtctgtggGCATCTCCATCTTCTCTGTGCTCATCTACTCCGTGGAGAAAGATGACCACACGTCCAGCCTTACCAGCATCCCCATTTGCTGGTGGTGGGCTACTATCAGCATGACTACCGTCGGCTATGGAGACACCCACCCGGTCACCTTGGCCGGGAAGCTTATTGCCAGCACATGTATCATCTGTGGCATCTTGGTGGTGGCCCTGCCTATCACCATCATCTTCAACAAATTTTCCAAGTATTACCAGAAGCAAAAGGACATTGATGTGGACCAGTGCAGTGAGGACCCACCAGAGAAGTGTCCTGAGCTACCTTACTTTAACATTAGGGATCTTTACGCACAGCGGATGCACGCCTTCATCACCAGTCTGTCTTCTGTGGGCATTGTGGTGAGCGATCCTGACTCCACAGATGCATCGAGCATTGAAGACAATGAGGACGTTTATAACACTGCATCCTTGGAGAATTGCACAGCAAAATGA